The Streptomyces sp. ICC1 DNA window ATGTGTATAAGAGACAGGCCCTCGCCACCATCCGTAATCTGGGCATCCTCGCGCACGTGGACGCGGGCAAGACGACGATCACCGAACGGATCCTGTTCGCCACCGGCGCCGTGCACAAGCGCGGCGAGGTCCACGACGGCACCACCGTCACCGACTTCGACCCGCAGGAACGCGACCGGGGCATCACCATCTCCGCGGCGGCCGTGAGCTGCGCCTGGGGCGGCCACCGCCTCAACCTGATCGACACCCCCGGCCACGTCGACTTCTCCGACGAGGTGGAGCGTTCGCTGCGGGTGCTCGACGGGGCGGTCGCGGTGTTCGACGCCGTCGCGGGCGTCGAGCCGCAGAGCGAGACGGTGTGGCGGCAGGCGGACCGGCACGGCGTGCCGCGGATCGCCTTCGTCAACAAGCTGGACCGGGCGGGCGCGGACCTGGACACCGCGGTCGCCTCGATCCGGGAGCGGCTGGGCACCGTACCGCTGGTCGTCCAACTGCCCATCGGGCGCGAGGACGGCTTCACCGGCGTGGTCGACCTCCTGCGGATGCGCGCGCTGGTCTGGCACACCGGATCCGACACGTGCGAGACCGGACCGGTCCCCGAGCCGCTGCGCGAGGAGGCCGGCCGCCGGCGCCGGGCACTGGAGGAGGCGGTGGCCGAACTCCACCCGGCCGCGCTGGAGGAGTTCTGCGCGACGGCGGCCCTGACCGCGCACACCCTGGCCGCCGCGCTGCGCGACCTGACCCTCAGCGGGGACGGCGTCGTGGTGCTGTGCGGCTCGGCGTACCGCAACCGGGGTGTCGAACCGCTGCTCGACGCGGTGCTGGCGTACCTGCCTTCGCCCGCCGACGTACCGGCCGTACGCGGCCTGCGGGCCGGCTCGGAACAGGAGCGCGCCGCCGACCCGGCGGAGCCCTTCACCGCCCTGGCGTTCAAGGTGACGGCGACGGCCACCGGGCGGCTCACCTACGTGCGCGTCTACGCGGGTACGGCGCGCAAGGGGGAAACGGTGCTGGACGCCGGTACGGGCCGCACGGAGCGGATCGGCCGGATCCTGCGCGTGCAGGCCGACCGGCACGAGGAGATGGAGGAGGTGACGGCCGGTGACATCGTCGCCGTGGTGGGGCTGAAGAACGTACGTGCCGGGGCGACCCTGTGCGCGCCGTCGGCGCCCGTGGTCCTCGAACCGCCCCTGGTGGCGGAACCGGTGGTGACGGTCGCGGTGGAGGCCCGGCGCAGCGCCGACGTCGGCCGGCTGTCGTCGGCACTGGCGCGGCTCGTCGTCGAGGACCCCTCCCTCGTGGTGCGGTCCGACCCGGAGACCGGGCAGACCGTGCTGTCGGGGATGGGCGAGCTCCATCTGGAGGTCGCGGTGGAGAAGATCCGCCGCGGCCACGGGCTGGACGTCGCCGTCGGCCGGCCGCAGGTGTCCTACCGGGAGACCGTGGTGCGGGGCGTGACGGGCCTGGTGTACCGGCACGTCAAACAGGACGGCGGCGCGGGGCAGTTCGCCCACGTCGTCGTGGACGTCGAACCGTGGGAGGAGGCGGGGATGGAGTTCGGGTCGACGGTCGTCGGCGGCCGGGTGCCCCTGGAGTACGTGCGTGCCGTGGAGGCCGGCTGCCGGGACGCCCTCGCGGAGGGCCCCCTGGGCGGCTACCCGGTGACCGGACTGCGGGTCACGCTCACCGACGGCGCGACCCACTCCAAGGACTCCTCGGAGATGGCGTTCCGGGCGGCGGGGCGGTTCGCGCTGCGCGAGGCGCTGCGAGCGAGCGCGATGGAACTGCTGGAACCGGTCGTGGAGGTCGCGGTCACCGTTCCGGAGGACTCCGTCGGCGGGGTGCTCGGCGATCTCGCGGCCCGCCGGGGGAAGGTCTCGGGCTCCACTTCCCGGGCCGGTACCGCCGTGGTCACGGCGGCCGTTCCGCTGGCGGAGCTCTTCGGCTACGCGTCCGGGCTACGCGGCCGGACCCGGGGCCGGGGCACCTTCACCACCCGGCCGGCCGCGGCGGCGCCCGTACCGCGGTCGGTGGCCGAGGCGGTCCTGGCCGCGCGGTAACCGCGGGGAGGGCGCCGGCCTCGTCCCCTCCCTGCCCTGCCCCGACGCGTCGGGGCAGGACAGGGTTCCTCCCGGTCCGCGCGATCACGAAGGTCGAGGAGGAGGCCCGGCGCCTCTACGTCGACCTCACCAAGGGGGAGATCGCGGACGCTCCGGAGTTCGACCGGGACGAGAACCTCGGCAGCGCGGAGTACCGCTCCGCGCTCAGCGCGTACTACGCTCCGGCGCGTCCCTCACCGGCCACCCCGCCTGAGGCGCCCGAGGAGCTACGGACCTTCGTCGTAGGTCCCCGCCTCGATCTCGAGGGCGAGTTCCTGGAGGACCTCGATCGCGGAGACGTCCGTCCGGCCGTTGTCGTGCGCGATGGCGAGGCTGGTGAAGGCCAGGCTGAAACCTGAAACCATCGTGTGCAGGGCCGGGCCGAGGGCCTCGGCGACCAGCGTCGCCACCTGCCGCGGCGAGGCGTCGGCCGGCACGCTGATCGACGGCAGCATCTCGTTCAGGAGCGTCGTGGCCACTCCGGCCGCCGCCTCCTCCGGGCCGCCCTCGGCGTCCTCCTCGCCCGTCTCGACGGCCCGGCGGATGTCCTGGGCCTCGGTGAGGATGCCGATCACTCGCTTGAGTACCTCTGCGCGTTCCACCTGGTGAGCGTAGTCCCGCTCCCGGACACGGCGCGCGTGCCTTCCGAAATCAGCGCGCGCGGGATGACCGCGCCCGCGGGCCCCGCCCCGGCGGCGCGGCCCGCCCGGGCGGAGTACGGCATTCCACTGGACTGCCCAGTGCTAGTGCTGTGACCGGAAAGGTTCACCGGGTCGCGGCGCCCGGCACGGCACCTCGCCGCGTTGTCGGACCACCGAAGTACGTCCAGTACAAGCGGCCCTCCGCCCGGGGGCCCCTCCCAGCGGTAGCTGGGGGAGAGGCACCGCACCGGACACCGCGACCCGGCAAACCTTCCCGGCCGCAGCACTAGTGCTGTGACCGGAAAGGTTCACCGGGTCTGATGCTGTGCTGGCAGGATCGCTCCGTGGATCTTTCTGAGGGGCTGGCTGAGTGGACGGATTGGGACGGTGCCGCCTTCGTGGTGGGCCGCTCGGTCCGGACGGGTCCGCCCGGCCGCCCCGCCCCGGGGTGCCCGCGGCCCGGCTCAGCGGTGTCCGGAAGACGCTGCGCAGGTGCCGCAGCGTCTCCGCGGTGACCGGAACGGGCCCCGGCGGGACCCCCGGCACACCGGGGCCGGACCCGACCCCGGCCTCGGTGCCGTCCGCCGGGTCGCCAGTGCCGTCCGCCGGGTCCCCGGCGGCGTCCGGCGGGATCGCCCCCGCCAGCAGCAGCGCCAGCAGCACCGGGACCGCCTTGCGCCGCAGCGCCCCGGTGGCCCGGCCCAGCCGGTGCGCGTGCGCGCCGGGCAGCGACAGCGCGAGGCTGCCGGCCCCGTCGCCGAGCGCGAGGGGAACCGCCGCGCAGACCACGCCGGGCGCGTATTCGAGCAGGTCGAAGACGGGCGCCCCGGGCGCCACCGCGTCCAGCGCGGTGAACAGGGCCCGGCTGTCGGTGATGGTCCGCTCGGTGAGCCGGGCCGGCCGGTGCCGGGCCACGTGGTCGGCGCGGCCGTCGTGGTCGAGCTGGCTCAGCAGGCACTTGCCCACCGCGCTCGCGTGCGCGGCGTCCCGGAAGTCCACCCACTCCCGCACGGGCGGGGCGCCGGGCCCGTCCGCCATCTGGGTGATCCGGACCTCCCCCTCCGCGTACCGGCTCAGGTACACGGCCGCGCCCGCGCTGTCCCGGGCCAGTGCCAGCGTGCGCTGGAGCTGCCCCGCGAGACCCCGACCGCACGGGGCCGCGAGC harbors:
- the fusA gene encoding elongation factor G → MYKRQALATIRNLGILAHVDAGKTTITERILFATGAVHKRGEVHDGTTVTDFDPQERDRGITISAAAVSCAWGGHRLNLIDTPGHVDFSDEVERSLRVLDGAVAVFDAVAGVEPQSETVWRQADRHGVPRIAFVNKLDRAGADLDTAVASIRERLGTVPLVVQLPIGREDGFTGVVDLLRMRALVWHTGSDTCETGPVPEPLREEAGRRRRALEEAVAELHPAALEEFCATAALTAHTLAAALRDLTLSGDGVVVLCGSAYRNRGVEPLLDAVLAYLPSPADVPAVRGLRAGSEQERAADPAEPFTALAFKVTATATGRLTYVRVYAGTARKGETVLDAGTGRTERIGRILRVQADRHEEMEEVTAGDIVAVVGLKNVRAGATLCAPSAPVVLEPPLVAEPVVTVAVEARRSADVGRLSSALARLVVEDPSLVVRSDPETGQTVLSGMGELHLEVAVEKIRRGHGLDVAVGRPQVSYRETVVRGVTGLVYRHVKQDGGAGQFAHVVVDVEPWEEAGMEFGSTVVGGRVPLEYVRAVEAGCRDALAEGPLGGYPVTGLRVTLTDGATHSKDSSEMAFRAAGRFALREALRASAMELLEPVVEVAVTVPEDSVGGVLGDLAARRGKVSGSTSRAGTAVVTAAVPLAELFGYASGLRGRTRGRGTFTTRPAAAAPVPRSVAEAVLAAR